One Oscillospiraceae bacterium genomic region harbors:
- a CDS encoding thioesterase, with protein sequence MIQVGCKGHAALRVTTENTARAMGSGELPVLATPAVAALVEKTCWQAIAPELELGMTTVGTSLQLAHTAPTPIGMVVQCDCEVLEVTDRRVRFGFRVYDDVTEVAGGEHERYLVDAERFLKKAESKI encoded by the coding sequence ATGATACAAGTTGGATGCAAAGGGCATGCGGCGCTGCGGGTGACCACCGAGAACACCGCCCGGGCGATGGGCAGCGGCGAGCTGCCGGTGCTGGCGACCCCCGCCGTGGCGGCGCTGGTGGAAAAGACCTGCTGGCAGGCCATCGCGCCAGAACTGGAGCTGGGCATGACCACCGTAGGCACTAGTTTGCAGCTGGCCCACACCGCGCCGACGCCCATCGGGATGGTGGTGCAGTGCGATTGCGAGGTTTTGGAAGTGACCGACCGCCGGGTGCGTTTTGGGTTCCGCGTGTATGATGATGTGACCGAGGTGGCCGGCGGGGAACATGAACGGTACCTTGTGGATGCCGAACGGTTTTTGAAAAAAGCCGAGAGTAAAATTTGA
- a CDS encoding nucleoid-associated protein codes for MEVTINQVILHLLDPGASEPMLSDRPMEMDADLFEYFTAVLEKAFASDEVKNCRFLPDSAFAAEMAHNNDFVDISRRIAGVIFEQMLQYPTIPAGDLAVVDFNYGAVPHYGVLKLNYRPGYTHNTQVLGNGQVSSMVPQRTLLPGTPKADEAALIDRANGVVRLIEKKYTIDDKKDFYLSTRVFGCTEAMQEKAKLKAVCETAVAAVKEAYPETDDLDDVPPFDGGTETAVELLVRNQAVDNQIAVEDVRSRIRENFPLAAPKFEEALAETGVREDDRMTVSPARIRKLESRSFKTESGIEIKIPAELCSSDDAVEFIHSATGGLSLLIKDVLV; via the coding sequence ATGGAAGTCACGATCAATCAGGTCATCCTGCACCTGCTGGACCCCGGCGCGTCGGAGCCGATGCTGTCCGACCGGCCCATGGAGATGGATGCCGACCTATTTGAATATTTCACCGCCGTGCTGGAGAAGGCTTTCGCCAGCGACGAGGTCAAAAACTGCCGGTTCCTGCCGGACTCTGCCTTTGCTGCCGAGATGGCCCACAACAACGATTTTGTCGATATTTCGCGCAGAATTGCGGGCGTCATCTTTGAGCAGATGCTGCAGTATCCCACCATCCCGGCGGGCGATCTGGCCGTGGTGGATTTTAACTACGGCGCGGTGCCCCACTACGGCGTGCTGAAGCTGAACTACCGCCCCGGCTACACCCACAACACCCAGGTACTGGGCAACGGGCAGGTCAGCAGCATGGTGCCCCAGCGCACGCTGCTGCCCGGCACCCCCAAGGCCGACGAAGCCGCGCTGATCGACCGCGCCAACGGCGTGGTGCGGTTGATCGAGAAGAAGTACACCATCGACGACAAGAAGGATTTTTACCTGTCTACGCGGGTTTTTGGCTGCACCGAGGCCATGCAGGAGAAGGCCAAGCTGAAGGCCGTCTGCGAGACCGCCGTGGCCGCCGTGAAGGAAGCCTACCCCGAGACCGACGACCTGGACGATGTGCCCCCCTTTGACGGCGGCACCGAGACCGCTGTGGAGCTGCTGGTGCGCAACCAGGCCGTGGACAACCAGATCGCCGTCGAGGATGTGCGCAGCCGCATCCGGGAGAATTTCCCCCTGGCAGCGCCGAAATTTGAGGAGGCTCTGGCCGAGACCGGCGTGCGGGAAGACGACCGCATGACCGTAAGCCCCGCCCGCATACGCAAGCTGGAAAGCCGCAGCTTTAAAACCGAATCCGGTATCGAGATCAAAATTCCGGCAGAGTTATGCAGTTCCGACGATGCCGTCGAGTTTATCCACAGTGCCACCGGCGGGTTGAGTTTGCTTATCAAAGACGTGCTGGTGTAA
- a CDS encoding LrgB family protein, whose amino-acid sequence MTMLNDFLSTSATWGVLLTLAAFALGTLINHKTGKAVFNPLLLGTVFVIVFLSVCGIPYASYKASASPVNYLLLPATVSLAVPLYEKWDLLRKNVLAIVMGILAGTLASLGSVLVLSLLLRLDHSQYITLLPKSVTTAISMDVSKELGGIAALTGAIVILTGILGALMAETVCKLCHITHPIARGIGIGTAAHAVGTSKALQMGEVEGAMSGLAVAVAGVMTAILCPLFSSFIS is encoded by the coding sequence ATGACGATGCTCAATGATTTTCTGTCCACCTCAGCCACCTGGGGCGTGCTGCTCACGCTGGCAGCGTTTGCCCTGGGTACCCTCATCAACCACAAAACGGGTAAAGCTGTTTTCAACCCGCTGCTGCTGGGCACGGTGTTTGTCATCGTGTTTTTAAGCGTCTGCGGCATCCCCTACGCGTCCTACAAGGCCAGCGCCTCGCCAGTCAATTACCTGCTGCTGCCGGCCACGGTCAGCTTGGCGGTCCCCCTGTACGAAAAATGGGACCTGCTGCGCAAAAATGTACTTGCCATCGTCATGGGTATTTTGGCAGGCACACTGGCCAGCCTGGGCAGTGTTCTGGTGCTGTCCCTGCTGCTGAGGCTGGACCACAGCCAGTACATCACCCTGCTGCCGAAGTCGGTCACCACAGCCATCAGCATGGATGTCAGCAAGGAGCTGGGCGGCATCGCAGCCCTGACCGGCGCCATCGTCATCCTCACCGGCATCCTGGGTGCCCTCATGGCCGAGACGGTCTGCAAGCTCTGCCACATCACCCACCCCATCGCCCGGGGCATCGGCATCGGCACCGCAGCCCACGCCGTCGGCACCAGCAAAGCCCTCCAGATGGGCGAAGTCGAAGGCGCCATGAGCGGCCTGGCCGTCGCCGTCGCCGGCGTCATGACCGCCATCCTCTGCCCGCTTTTCTCATCCTTTATCTCTTAA
- a CDS encoding CidA/LrgA family protein has product MDLIFQFLRIMVFCFAGELCYNFLPLPIPASVYGLLLLLAALKLGWVKLEQVRTAALFLIGIFPLLFVPAAAGVMDLWAELHAMLLPVLIALVPVTFLVMATAGRVTQRFAKAEPELEEELANDDAQ; this is encoded by the coding sequence ATGGACCTTATTTTCCAATTTCTCCGCATTATGGTATTCTGCTTCGCCGGCGAGCTCTGCTATAACTTCCTGCCCCTCCCCATCCCGGCCAGCGTCTACGGCCTGCTGCTTTTGCTGGCCGCCCTCAAACTGGGGTGGGTCAAATTGGAACAGGTGCGCACGGCGGCGCTGTTCCTCATCGGCATCTTCCCGCTGCTGTTCGTCCCCGCCGCCGCAGGCGTCATGGACCTGTGGGCGGAGCTTCACGCCATGCTGCTGCCGGTGCTCATCGCGCTGGTGCCGGTCACTTTCCTGGTCATGGCCACGGCGGGCCGTGTCACCCAGCGGTTCGCCAAGGCCGAGCCCGAACTGGAGGAGGAATTAGCAAATGACGATGCTCAATGA